The DNA region GCGGCCGGTCTTGGGCACGCCGGCTTTTCGGAAATACTTCGAGACCAAAATGTCGGTGGCGAGTTGGCTGAAGCCCTTGGGGATCTCGGCGTTCTCCATCTTGAAGACGACCGAACCGTCGGGATTGGTGATCACCGAGCTGCGGTACTCGTAGGCGATGCTTTCCAAAGGATCCTTGCCGGCCTCGGTGTGGCGGCGCGGAATTTGGACGCCCTTGGACTTGGCTTGGCTAGCCGAGCGACGGGACGAGCGAACGGACGGTAGGGCTTTCACGGACATGCGGGACACTCCTCTCGATCAGGAACAAGTGACGCGGGGCGGCAAAGGGCCATAAACCCCTAGTTTTGAACATCTTTTGGTTGTTTTTATTATCGGACCAAGGAAGAAGAAACACAATATCTTGTGTCTGTCGGGTGTAAACTAAACTAGGTGTAGTGGTCAACGAGAATTTTTCTGGACGGAATTTTAATGGCCGGCGGATGCACTGGAGACGCGGGTTTGCGGCGATAAGCTCGCAAAAGCACCTGTTTTTATTGGTGGCCGGCGCTTTAAATCCCCCCAAGCCCCCTTTTTCAAAGGGGGGTAAGAGGCTGGGCAGAAAATTCTTACCCCCTTTTGAAAAAGGGGGGCGAGGGGGATTTCTCCCAGCGTGGCGTAAAATACGAATCATGTTATAGGCTTCCCATGCTCGCCACCCTCACATTCCCTCAAATCGATCCCTTCCTCTTCCGCTTCGGCAAGATCGGTCTGAGCTGGTATGCCTTCATGTACCTGTTGGGCTTCACCGCAGCCTACTTTCTCCTGCGCCACCGCTACCGCAAGGGACTCTTCCAGCTGCCCGAGGCCGGCGACGTTTCGCTCTTGGTCAGCTACTGCTTTTACGGCCTGATCCTGGGCGCCCGGCTGGGCTACGTGCTGTTCTACAACCTCGGCTATTACCTCGAGAATCCCTTGGAGATCCCGGCGATCTGGCATGGCGGGATGAGCTTTCACGGCGGCTTGGCCGGCACCATCCTCGCGATGTGGCTTTTCGCGCGGAAGGTGAAGGTCCCCTTCTACCACGTCGCCGACAACGTCGGCCTCTGCGCGCCGATCGGCCTGGGCTTTGGCCGGCTCGGCAACTTCATCAACGGCGAGCTCTACGGCCGGGTGACCGACGTCGCCTGGGCCATGGTCTTCCCGCGCGGCGGACCGCTGCCGCGGCATCCGAGCCAGCTCTACGAAGCCTTCCTCGAGGGGCCGCTGCTCTTCGCGATCCTCTATTTCATTTCGCGCCG from bacterium includes:
- the lgt gene encoding prolipoprotein diacylglyceryl transferase; amino-acid sequence: MLATLTFPQIDPFLFRFGKIGLSWYAFMYLLGFTAAYFLLRHRYRKGLFQLPEAGDVSLLVSYCFYGLILGARLGYVLFYNLGYYLENPLEIPAIWHGGMSFHGGLAGTILAMWLFARKVKVPFYHVADNVGLCAPIGLGFGRLGNFINGELYGRVTDVAWAMVFPRGGPLPRHPSQLYEAFLEGPLLFAILYFISRRQQYPGLVSCWLLIGYGLLRFPVEFVREPDPQLGTVLGPFTMGQVLSLSMVLIGVILALIRPKVKLIQD